One segment of Agromyces albus DNA contains the following:
- a CDS encoding branched-chain amino acid ABC transporter permease, producing the protein MTDFLQLTAAGLSQGSVYALLAVGLIATYTVRHVVNIAQGDFATLAGLGSISLVTAGLPLPVAILVALISVTLASVLIERLVIARVKNLTTLVSIILTLGVSTLLQAIMLLVWGAEARRLPPFPGNDLNLGGVSIRSQELWMLGALVIVGGGILLFYEKTRWGKALRASAEQPVAARIVGISPAVASVLAFAIAGFAGAAAGVVSSPIYLSIWSGGLLLGLKGFVAAVLGGLVSFRAAIVGALLLGVLESYVAGYVASGWKDAVAFFILIIVLIIRPAGLMLRPEAVRV; encoded by the coding sequence TTGACCGACTTCCTCCAGCTGACGGCGGCAGGGTTGTCGCAGGGCTCCGTGTACGCCCTGCTCGCCGTCGGCCTCATCGCCACCTACACGGTGCGACACGTCGTGAACATCGCGCAGGGCGACTTCGCGACGCTCGCGGGCCTCGGCAGCATCTCGCTCGTGACCGCCGGGCTGCCGCTGCCCGTCGCGATCCTCGTCGCCCTCATCTCGGTGACGCTCGCCTCGGTGCTCATCGAACGGCTCGTGATCGCGCGGGTGAAGAACCTCACGACGCTCGTGTCGATCATCCTCACGCTCGGGGTCTCGACGCTGCTGCAGGCGATCATGCTGCTCGTGTGGGGCGCGGAGGCCCGGCGCCTGCCGCCGTTCCCCGGCAACGACCTCAACCTCGGCGGCGTCAGCATCCGCTCGCAGGAGCTGTGGATGCTGGGCGCACTCGTGATCGTGGGCGGCGGCATCCTGCTGTTCTACGAGAAGACCCGCTGGGGCAAGGCGCTGCGCGCGAGTGCCGAGCAACCCGTTGCGGCGCGCATCGTCGGTATCTCGCCGGCCGTGGCATCCGTGCTCGCCTTCGCCATCGCCGGGTTCGCCGGTGCCGCGGCCGGTGTCGTGAGCTCGCCCATCTACCTCTCCATCTGGTCGGGCGGCCTGCTGCTCGGGCTCAAGGGCTTCGTCGCCGCCGTGCTCGGCGGGCTCGTGTCGTTCCGCGCGGCGATCGTCGGGGCGCTGCTGCTCGGCGTGCTCGAGTCGTACGTCGCGGGCTACGTGGCCTCGGGGTGGAAGGACGCCGTGGCGTTCTTCATCCTCATCATCGTGCTCATCATCCGGCCGGCCGGTCTCATGCTGCGCCCCGAAGCCGTGAGGGTCTGA